The Thermodesulfobacteriota bacterium genome includes the window TGCCGGGAGAAAGACGACGATCGTGGGCCGCCAGCTCGGCAGCGAGAGCCGGCAGGAGATCCCGCCGCACGCCGGACAACTGGCCGGCCAGGCGCTCGGCCGTGGCCAGGACCGGGGCAGATCGGATGTCGCAGCCGCCCAGCACCAGATCCTCCACCGCCGGCAGGCCCAGGGTCTGGAACAAAGGCAGGGCGGTGACGAGGCCAGCATCATCCACCAGGCCCCGGGCCCGGGCCAAGGCGCCCACCGCCACGGTGGTGGCCACCGCCCCCCGGGCACCGATCAACCAGACCCCGACCCGAGATCTCCCCATCTCTCCCTCCGCTGCCAGGTCCTGCCGGCAAGCCACACCCGGGCCACAGCCCCGGGAATCTTATCAGGATTCGGGCACAAGACCAAAGGAAAACGCCCCGGGAGCCGGACTCAACGCCGGGCCGCGGCCAGCAGGCGCCGTCCCACCGGATACAGGCAGACCGGCAGCAGGAGCGCCGCCAGGAGCCCCCATGCCGGGGTCTGCCGGCTGGCATGGCCCAGGGTCGCGAACAGAAAAGCGGTGGGCAGGCAGCCGGCGGCCAGGGCGACCAGGAAGCGGCCGGGCCGCATCCCGGCCATCCCGGCCAGGACGGCCATGGCCTCGGGCAGGACCGGCAAGAGGCGGCTCAGGATGATGGCCAGCCAGCCCCAGCGGTCGAGCCAGCCGCGGACCTCATCGAGCTCTTCCGGCGCTGCCAGGCGCCGGGTCAACGGGCCGCCGCCCAGCCGGGCCAGGGCATAGCCCGCGGCACCACTGGCCAAAGAGCCGGCGGCCGCCGCCAGGGTGCCGCCCCAGATCCCGTAGACGGCGCCCAGGGCTGCCATGACGCCGGTGGCCGGAATAGGCAGCACCAGGTCGGCCATCAGAAGGCCCGCGCCCACCGCCCAGGCATAGGGCCGGATCTCGCCGAACCAGCGGCTGGCGGCCTCCTGGCTGAAGAGGATCTCGAAGCGCTCTCCCCACACGCCATAGGGCGCTGCCAGCAGAAAGGCCAGACCGACCAGCGCCAGCAGGATCTTGCCAAGGAGCCGCATCGAGTCTCCCGGATGCCCACAAAGCGCGGGGCCACTCCCCGGGTCAGGGAGCGGCCCCGTCTTTCCCGTCCGGCCCCCGGCTACGGCCGGGTCTGGGCGGTGAAGTGGAAGAAGCCATCCCCCTCCTTGGGATTGCGCAGATACTTCTGCCAATCCGGGGAGCCCTCAGCGGCCAGACAGCGGGCCTTGACCACCCCGCCCGGATCCGCCCCGGTCTCCACCGCGACGGTGCCCACCACGTTGGCGTGGATGCCGATGCTGGAGCCATCCGCGCGCACCAGGTCATAGAGATAGGCGGGATGGCCGATGTTGCTGGTGATCACCAGCAGATGGCGGCCCTGGTCGACCTTGGCCTCAACGTCGAAATCGGCCGCCTGCCCCGTGCCGGTCATGGCCAGCACCAGAAGCGCCCCGACCGGCAGCCTTCGCAGCCATACGTTCATGGTCCACCTCCCCTTCTTGAGTTGTGGGGCGCCGGGGCTTGGGTCGAGTGCCGCCGACGCCGCTTTTCCGAGTCCGGATCCGCCCGTTCAGCGATTGAGCTGCCAGGTGTAGTACTGGCTCCAGTACTGCACGTCCACGTTGTCGATCCGGCCGTTGCCGTCATAGTCCGCCCCCGGCATGAAGGTGGCCTGCCCGGTGCGGCTGCCCACGGCGCCGGCAATCAGCCCATAGTCCCGCTGATCCACATCCCAGTCACCGTCGAGGTCACACATGTTGCGGCCGAAGAAGTAGGTGTAATAGGTCCCCCACAGCTCCTCGTCGGCGCTGCCGATGGTGCCGTTCCGGTCGAGATCGGCTGCCGCCACGAAGCCCGGGTCGCCCTGGCTCTGGCCGAAGGCGTCCCGGATCGCCTGGTGGTCAGGCCCGGGTGTCCACTGGGCCCCGGCGAGAACCTCCGGGTCCACCAGGCCGTTGCCGTTCACGTCGCTCAGCTGGGCATAGTACTCATACCGGAAATGGCTGGCCCAGGCCATGAGGTCATCCATGCGGATGCAGCCGTTCCGGACATAGTCCGCCTCGGGCACAAAACCGGCGCCGCTTTGGCCCTCCACGCCCTGCTGGCAGCGGTTCAAGGCCCGGTAGATGATGAGCAGATCCTCGAATTCCAACGCCCCGTTGTGGTCCAGGTCACCGGGCAGCCCCACGGTCACCTCCAGGCTGGCCGTGCCCTCCCCGCCCTTGTCGTCGGCCACCCGCACGGTCACGGTGTAGGTGCCCAGCTCCTGGTACCGGTGGTGCAGAATGAAGGTCCTGTCCGTATGGAGCGGCAGGTCCTCCTCGCCGGCGCCGTCACCGTAGTCCACCCAGCCGGTGTACGCATCCTGGGGCGAGGTGTCGGCAAACCAGCCCACCCGGTGGATGGCCGATCGCCGGCCGATGAAGATGTCATCCCCCACCGTGACCACCGGTACACCGTTCACCACTGTCACCTGGAAGGTCTCGCAGTCCCAGCCGCCGTTGCCGTCCACCAGGGTCATGACCACGGTGTAGAGGCCGTTGCCCCGGTAACGGTGCTGGAGGGTGAAGGTCTTGTTGGGCGAGAGGCTCACCTTCTGGAGCCCGGTGCCATCGCCGAAGTTGACCAGGGCCTCGTGGACGTCCCGCACCCCGGCCACGGCGGGATCCGTGAAGCTGCCCGGCCGGACGAGATCGGTGTTCTCAGGAATGGTGGCGTCGCCGCCGGCAGCCAGCACCGGCGCCACGTTGGCGGTCAGCAGGAAGGCGGCATCCCAGAGCTGGAGATCCTTCTGATCAATAACCCGGTCCTGGTTGAGGTCAGCGGTTAACACCCAGCGGGGATCCCGGGGATTCCGGCCGTAGCCGCCCTGGATAGCGTCGGTGATCACTGCCCGGTCCGCCTCGTCCACCAGGCCGTTGCGGTTGACGTCTGCCGCCAGCCGGTTCCGGTAGGCCCGCTCGCAGCCCTGCCAGACCAGGAGGTCGTCGGCCAGCACGCACTGGTCGCAGTTGAGGTTGGCGTCCGCGTTGAAGCCGGCCTCGCCGTCGCACTTGTTCATGGAGGCGCTCAACGCCCGCTGATCGTTGCCATCCACGTCGCCATCGCCATCCACGTCGCCGCAGATGGCCGCCGCCGGCACCACTGTCACCACGAAGCTGCCGGTGCCCAGGCCCCCGTCGTCGTCACTCACCGTCACGGTCACCACATAGGTGCCCAGGGCGTCGTAGACATGGTGCAGAAGGAAGGTGTGGTTGTCGTTGAGGGCCAGGGACTCAGGCTCGCTGCCGTCCCCATAGTCCACGGTCGCCTCGTGGGTGTCACTGGCGGACGGATCCGCAAAGGAGCCCAGACGGTCGAAGGGGAAGCCCTGGCCCCAGGTGATGTCGGTGCCGGCGCTCACCACCGGTGGGGCGTTGGTCACCTCCACCTGGAACGAGCAGGTATCCCAGCCGCCGTTGCCGTCCACCAGGGTCACCAGCACGGTGCGGACGCCGTTGTCCGGGTAGGTATAGGCCAGGGTGAAGGTCTTGTCCGGCCCCAGGGTCAGCGCCACCGGCTCGCCGCCCTCCCCGTAGTTGGCCATGGCCTGGTAGGTATCCTGCACCCCGGCCGGATGATCGGGGTCGCTGAAGGAGGCGAGACGCTGGAACAGGGTGTTTTCCGGCGCCGTGCCGTCGCCGCCGCAATCCAGGGCCGGGGCCGGCTCGGTCACGGTCAGGAACAAGGTGTTCCAGATGGCGAGATCCTGGGCATCGACCCGCCGGTCGCGGTTGAGGTCCATCTTGGGCAAGCAGCCGACCCGGTTGTCGACACAGCCGGCGAGGAGGTCGCCGTCCACCGGCTGCACCAGCTCGTCGCCGCTGAAGTCCGCCGCCATGGTGTTCTGGTAAAGCCGGGAGAAGCCGAACCAGATCAGACGGTCATCGGCCCGGACACAGCCGTCGCCGTTGTAGTCCGCGGCGGCCAGAAAGCCGGCATCCCCGCCGCACTTGTCCACGGAGGCCTGGAGCATGACCAGATCGTTGCCGTCCACCCTCCGATCACCGGTCAGGTCACCCAGGTGTCCTGCCGTCCGCACCGCCACCGTCAGGGTGTCGGTGCCCACCCCGCCATCGTCGTCCTGCACCGTCACCGTCACCAGGTAGGAGCCCGGCTCGGGATACAGATGCTGCAGGAAGAAATGCCGGTCCGGGGTCAGGGCCAGGGGCTCCGGCCCGCCGCCGTCGCCGTAGTCCACCGTGGCGGTGAAGGTATCCTCCGGCGACGGGTCGGCAAAGGAGCCCGTCCGGTCGAAGGTGGCACCCGCCCCGATGTTGGCATCAGCGCCCGCATCCACCGCCGGCGCCACGTTGGTGACCGTAACCTCCAC containing:
- a CDS encoding VTT domain-containing protein, with product MRLLGKILLALVGLAFLLAAPYGVWGERFEILFSQEAASRWFGEIRPYAWAVGAGLLMADLVLPIPATGVMAALGAVYGIWGGTLAAAAGSLASGAAGYALARLGGGPLTRRLAAPEELDEVRGWLDRWGWLAIILSRLLPVLPEAMAVLAGMAGMRPGRFLVALAAGCLPTAFLFATLGHASRQTPAWGLLAALLLPVCLYPVGRRLLAAARR